Below is a genomic region from Pseudocalidococcus azoricus BACA0444.
CTGCTCTATGAAGAGAGTTTTTTGATTGTCCAGCAAATCCTTGATCTAATTGAAAGTTAATCAAGATGAGTGATGACCTGATCGGTGAGTCATTCCAGAATGCCTAAAATCTCGCTGCTTGAGCCTAGTGATGGTTTCCTGATACCAAAGCACTAAATCCTGATCATACAGATCATCAGTAAGGTCAGTCGGAGAAAGAGTTATAGGGCCAGGCCTGGCTTCAGCGTAAAATCAACCTAGTGGCGATTGAAAATAATATCGCCAGCATTAGTGAGGTATGGATTTTATGGGATTTGTGGTTCGGCAAATGCAGCCAGAAGAAATTCAGCTTGCGGTGCGTTGGGCGGCGGTGGAAGGTTGGAACCCCGGCCAGTTTGATGCCACCACGTTTTACAATACCGACCCCACTGGCTTTTTTATAGGCGAGTTAGACGGTGAACCGATTGCCTGTATTTCCGGGGTTGCCTATGGCGATCACTATGGCTTTGTTGGGTTCTATATCGTCAAACCGGAATTTCGCGGACAGGGCTATGGCCTGCAAACCTGGAATGGAGCGATTACCTACTTAAGGTCACAATCGGGGCGGATCCTTGGCCTGGATGGGGTGGTCGAGCAGCAACATAACTATGAACGTTCCGGGTTTCGGCTGGCCCATCGCAATAGTCGATTTCAGGGGCAGTTTTTCGAGAATTTTGCGATTGATCCACATTTAGTACCGATTCAAGAGGTGGCCTGGGCGGAGTTATTAGGGTTTGACCGGCAATTTTTTCCAGGAGCGCGCGAGAAGTTTCTCCAGGCCTGGTTCCAGCAACCCCACACCCTCAGTTATGCCTATGTTGATTCTGTACTCAAAGGCTATGGCGCAATTCGACCGGCTGAGACGGGTTGGCGGATTGGGCCGTTGTTTGCCGTGAATTATTCAGTCGCAGAAACAATTTTTCGGGGCCTGGTTGCCCACGCGCAAGGGGCAGCTTGTTTTCTCGATATCCCCCTGGTTAATCCTGATGCCGTGAAATTAGTCGAGGCTTACCAAATGACCCCAATGTTTGAAACTGGGCGGATGTACCTGCCCCAGGCCCCCGAAATCAATCTCAATGGTCTTTACGGGATTACCAGCCTAGAGTTGGGTTAGGTTCACCATTTTCATCAAAAATAGAGGTCAGCTAAGAATTTTGCAATCCCCAAGGGCTAAGTTTGTTCACACTTAAACATCGGATCACTCAAGCTGGGCGTTGGTTGCGCTGGCTTGGCCTGGGGCTGTTGTGCCTGATGCTCTGGGGCTGTGGGGCTGCACCAAAGTCGGATGTGATTCAGCTCACATTTTGGCAAGGCGTTAATCCTCCCCCCAACCGAGAAGTCCTCCAAAAGCTGGTGGATCGATTTAACCAGGCCCACCCTCATATCCAGGTTGAGAGCATTTATGTCGGTCAACCCGATCAACAATTGCCAAAAATCCTGGCGGCGGTCGTGGGTAATGCCCCTCCAGATCTGCTTTGGTACAATCCAACCATTACCGGGCAACTGGTGGAGCTAGGGGCAATTCGGAATTTGGATGATTGGTGGCAAACCTCTCCCCTGCGCCCAGAACTCGAACCTGCCCTCCAGGCCACAATGACCTTTGAAAACCAGATTTGGTCAGTCCCCTTTGCCACCAATAATTTGGCTGTCTTTTACCGTCCGAGCTTATTCAAGGCCGCCGGGATCACAACCCTCCCCCAAACTTGGTCAGAATTTCGCCAAGTCGCCCGCCAACTGACCCAAGACACCAATGGAGATGGGCGAGTGGATCAACATGGGATCATGCTGGCCTTAGGACAGGGGGATTTTGCCGTTTTTACTTGGCTACCTTTTTTATGGAGTGCAGGCGGGGGCCTGGGGACAGCCGTTAATAATGCCACATTGAATAGCCCTGGAGCGGCGGTTGCTTTGCAATTTTGGGCCGATTTAATCCAAGATGGTTCAGCAATTTTGTCCCTCCCCGAGCGGGGTTATGAGCTAGATAACTTTTTAACGGCAAAAGTGGCGATGCAAATTACTGGCCCCTGGACGCTTGGCCAACTCCAACAGGCCAAAACTGACTTTGCCGTGATGCCCATCCCCAGAGATGTCCAGGCCGCCACTGCCTTGGGGGGAGAAAACCTCTTTATCTTCAAAACCACACCAGCCCGAGAAAAAGCCGCCTGGGTCTTTGCGGAATATGTCATGAGTCAGGATTTTCAAACCGAGTTTGCTTTGGGAACGGGGTATTTACCTGTGAATCGCTTTGTCCAAAATCGCCCCCAATATCAGTCCTTCCTGGCCGAGCAACCCGCGTTGAACGTCTTTCTTGAGCAGATGCCCCAGGCCCAGGCCCGCCCCTTATTTCCTGGTTATGCCCGCTTTTCCGAAAGTTTAGGCCGGGCCTTGGAATCGGTCTTACTCGGCCAAGAGAGTCCCACTGTGGCCCTCAACCAAGCCCAAGCCCGCTGGCAACTCCTGCAACCCCGTGCCCCAACAAACGCTCCCTAGGCCGGGGCAATATCGGTTCAAGGTTTACTCAAAAAAATCCAGGCCCCCAGATTTGGGTTGGCGCAGTTGCGGTTCCGGGGCAAAACCCAATAGGAGCGGAAACTGTAACATGGATAAATTCACCGATTCCTGGGAATCATCAATCAAAATTAGGGGTAAATAGTCATCCTGTTCCAAGCGATCGGCGCGAAAGGCCAGGGCATCGGCGGACTCAAATAAGGCCACCCCCCGATCTGGGCCAAAGTCAGTCCGAGTAATGCCCAAGCAATCCTGTAAACCGCGCCGCCAGTCCCCCAGTCGTTCCGGTGAATCGGCCAAAATCAGCACCCGCAGCGTATCGTCATAAAAGTCTCGCAGGATCGAAATAATTGCCGCGGCCACCAAAATGTTTTGCAGGCGACTATTCATGGAACGCAACGCCCCCCGCCCCCCGAGATCAAAAAACCAGGTCTCTACTCGCTCGGCATGGATGGGTTCAAAGGTGCGGCGCAGTTGCCAGGCCGGGCCATAGTAATTGGGGTTTTGGCGATATTGCTCAATTAACTTCTGGATCCGCTTGGCTTCTTCTTGAAAACTTTCCTCCGCCAAATGGAGTTTAGCCGTCCCCTTGGTTTCCGGAGCCGCAGTTGGGGTGGCCGGCGTTGGCGGAATCGTAGGGATCAATTCTAATTGCTCAGCGGTGGTGGCCAAATCCTGCAAACTATTGACCAAATAATCCTTAAACCCCTGAATCCGGATCGCCAGGTCTTGGGAGGCCCCGACAAAGTTTTGCTTCAATTCTTTTTGAATCCGTTCGCGGCGGCGTTCGAGTTTTTCAATTTCTCTGATCAGACCGGCCCGTTGAGCTTCTAAATCTGCCAGAGATGTGGCCACGAGTTGCTGAAGCTGGGTCTGGGTGGCAGTTATATCTGGGGAGGAGAGGAGGGGAGGGGAATTTTCACCTTTGATCAGGAATTCCGTTGGCTCATCTAAGGAAGGCAGCTCTGGCATTTCTTGATATTCCGGCCGCAGATCCAGGGGTTCCGGTAAGGCAATCTCCTCTGAGGCCTGGGAATTATTTTCCGATGCTGGTTGGGCATCATCTGGCCAGTTTTCATTCATCATGACCACTCACCGCCGTTGCAGAGGTTATCCGAGGGCAGCGCGCTTCTAGGCAGGCCTGGAGTTGTTTGGGATCAAAAAGGATGGGTAGGAAATGGATACTATTGACTTCTCGAAAATAGAACAAAATTTGTAAGTCAGACCAGTAAATTTCCCAATGTAACCAGTCTTGATAGGGGAAGGGTCGAATTTGTTTTTCACCGCGATACACATCCAGGCCCTGATCCGTAAACTGAAGCCTTAAGGTGGCCGCTTGAATTGCCAAAAATAGGGCAAAGGCTTCAAAAGGCAACGGCAGCCAGGGATTGACTGTAAACAGAGGCAATGCCAACGTGGCTAAACCAAAGGGGAGGCGGTAACTTGGTCGGAGGGTAATTGTTCCTAGGGAAGGAGGTGCTTGAGAAGTCATGTAGCCCAAAATTAACCAGCAAAGGTTCACTTGCCCATTGTAGGCTATAGCTGATTGACGCTGATCGTCCCTGTCCCTCCAAACAAGACCCAAGAGAGGAAGAAATTAATAATAAAGATCGCTAAAAGGGAGATCACCACTGCGGCCGTTGTGGATTGTCCAACTCCCTTGGCCCCACCCGTGGTCGTTAAACCCCAATGGCAGCCAATAATTGAAACTAACCCGCCAAAAATAACCGCCTTAATCATCGCCGCCCAAATATCCCAGGTACCGAGGAAGTTACGAATAGAATCCAAGTAGATAGGTCGGGGAATATCATATAAATTCGCGGCGATCATCATTCCCCCAATTAACCCTGTCACCAGGCCCAGCACCGTTAATATCGGCATCATCACACAACAGGCCAAGACCCGTGGAATGACCAAATAGTTAATCGGATTCGCCCCCAACATCTGCAAGGCATCAATTTGTTCCGTGACCCGCATCGTGCCAATTTCCGCCGCAAAGGCCGAACCCACCCGCCCCGCTAAAACCACCGCCGTTAAGACTGGCCCCAATTCCCGAGTTAAGGCAATGGCCAAGACCCCCCCCACCGCCGAAGCTGCCCCAAAATTGATAAATTCCCGCGCCACCTGAATCGTGAACACCATGCCGACAAACATGGAAGTAATCAGGGCTACCCCCAAGGACTCAGGCCCGACGGCTGCTAGTTGCTCTAGGGTATTGCGGCGATGAATTTTACCTTGCAAGATGTGGTAGGCAACTCGCCCAGCTAATAAAAAGGCAGAACAATAGCGCAGAAATTTTGGCGATGACCAGTCAAAGCCCCAAAACCGCCTTAACTTGAAGTTGCCTTGTGCCATTTCTGCCCAACCGAAATAGGTTTTCAGGTTTTTTGGAGTTAATCTTTAGAGAGTATAGCGTTACAGAGCCAAACCCACCCATTAAACATCAGTCCAGAGTTAGCTTTTTCTGATATCAGCTGGCCCTGCCCAAATCACAAGCTAAAGTAGGGGGGTGATGGGTAGAGTTTGGCGCACGGAAGAATGATGAAAGTAACGGGCCTGGGCAAAACACCTGTGGAAGTGGGGGCGTTCTTCAGCGATACTTGGCGCACCTATCAAAAAATTCTCCAGCATAACCACATGCACCACCGGGAACTATACCACCTGGTTCACCAAGAACTCCTGAATGCCCCCCCAGGCCTGGAGATTCTCGACTTAGGGTGTGGCGATGCCTCCTATACAGCCCAGGCCTTGGCAGGGATTTCCTTTAGTCACTATATCGGGGTGGATCTCTCAACGGTGGCCCTCGGGATTGCCGCGGAGAATTTTGCCCAGTTGCCGGGTCGGGCTGAATTTATTACGGCTAATTTTGTGGACTATGTGCAGGCCTGCTCCCATCAATTTGACTTAATTTTGATGTCTTTTTCCCTGCATCACCTCACCTATGGAGACAAGGATCAGTTTCTGGGGCAGTTAAGGCGTGTCTTGCGGCCTGGGGGCATCTTTTTGATGATTGATGTCTTGCGGGAGGAAGGGGAAAGTTTAGCTGACTATTACCAGCGATACATCGGCCAGGCCCACCGCAATCAATGGAAACTCAATCCTGAAGAATTTGTCGCCATGTCAGAGCATATTACCACCAGTGATTTACCGGATTCCGCCGCCGCGATCATTGGCTTAGGTCAGTCCCACGGCTTCAAGGAGATTAATTGCTTATTTCTCCATCCCGACACCACCATTGGCTTAATCAAGTTCCAAGGGTAAGTGCCGCAAAATCTCACACCGGCCCCAGCTATGCCAGTCACCAAACCGATTTATTTAGATCACCAGGCCACAACCCCTTTAGACCCCGACGTTTTGACGGCCATGTGGCCCTACTTTATCGAAAAGGCCGGAAATCCCTCCAGTCAAGGACACCTTTATGGTTGGGAAGCCGCCGCCGCGGTTAAAAAAGCTCGGGAAACTATCGCCAGCGCCATCAATGCCTCACCCGAGTCCATTATTTTTACCAGTGGGGCCACGGAAGCCAATAACTTAGTCATCAAGGGGATTGCCGAAGCCTACTTTGCCAAGGGCCGCCATCTTGTCACCGTCCAAACCGAACACGCGGCGGTTTTAGCTCCTTGTCGCTATTTAGAGCAGCATGGGTTTGAGATCACCTATTTACCCGTCCAGGCCGATGGCTTAGTGGATCTTGATCAACTTACCCCGGCCTTGCGGGAGGATACGATTCTCGTCTCGGTGATGGCGGCCAATAATGAAATCGGTGTACTTCAGCCCATCGAAAAAATTAGTGCGCTCTGTCAGTCACGGGGGATTCTTTGCCATACGGATGCCGCCCAGGCCTTAGGGAAAATTCCCCTCGATGTCCAGGCCTTGGGGGTGGATTTTATGTCTTTAACGGCGCACAAACTCTATGGACCAAAGGGCATTGGTGGACTCTATCGCAAACCCCAAACCCCACCCCTAAAGCTCATTCCCCAACTCCACGGCGGCGGCCAAGAACAAAATTTACGCTCTGGAACCTTGCCTACACCCCAAATTGTCGGATTTGCCCAGGCCGTGACCTTAGCCCATCAATCCCTAGACACTGAATCTGTTCGATTAGCCGGATTGCGGGAAAAACTCTGGCAAGGCCTGGAAAAAATGGGTGATGTCATTCGCAATGGCCATCGGACTGAGACCTTACCCGGATGCTTAAATGTCAGTTTTTGGGGCCTGGATGGTGCCCAATTACAAACCGCGATTCAAGGGAAAATAGCCCTCTCCTCTGGGTCTGCCTGTAGTTCCGCTAAACCTGAGCCTTCCCATGTCCTAGTGGCCTTGGGCCGGACTTTAGCTGAATGTCGGGCGACTCTCCGCTTTGGCCTGGGGCGATCCACAACCGAAGCAGAGATTGAACAAACCCTAGAGATTCTGATCAAGGCCATTCAAAGGATCAGAGGGTAATTATCCCCCACATCACAAGCCAAGTCAGTTAGGAAATAGGGACAAGGTGATCTCTGGAATTCTCGGCTCAGAACTGGGAGGATGGGAGGGATAGGGCGTTAAAGCACTGAACTTAATCTTGTATCCTGGCAATTCAGGGACAGCTTGGGGTTCGTTATTTAGGGTCAGCGTTATGGGAGTCAGTGGCTGGGTTGGGTTTTGGAGGGCCAGATTGATCACCGCTTGCCCGGCCCAAACACATTGCGCCCCCCTAGGACAGCGACTATCCTGAACCACAGCCACAAAGGTGATTCCTAATTGCCCAGAGTTCAGGCTAATGGTTTCCCCTTGTTTGATCCGCAACGGCTGGCCAAATTCTCCGGTTGCCAGGCCACGGGTTTTCGCCAACAACTGAGTCATAATTCCTAAACCATTGACGGGATTTAAGTTTAACCCCAGGCCCACCCCAAACAACAGGACAGCAAATAGCGGCTTCAGTCCAAAACCCATGATTGTTAAATAACTCGCAAACAGCAATAACCTCAGATTTTTTTCTCAGGTTGGGTTTAGGGTAGCACTGGGCGGGTCAGACCGTTGGTTAACTTTGATACGGGGATCAGGCTTTGTTGATCAGTTTGGGGTTGATCTGGCCTGGATTTAAGACGGGATCGATAGGGCTACTGGAGACTGGGCCTTTAAGGCAAAAATCCGCTCCAAAACATCCGCCACGACTTTATCGGGAGTTGAAGCCCCAGAAGTAATCCCAATTGTCAGGGGGCCTGGGGGCAGCCAGTTTTCGGTCACTTCCAAATCCTGTTTCAGGGGCTTATGTTCAACCCGATTCCCCGGCCCGATCCGTTCAGCCGCATCAATGTGATAAGAGGGAATATTCCATTCCACGGCAATTTCTTGGAGGTGGGTTGTATTAGAGGAGTTATAGCCACCAATGACCACAATCAAATCTAAAGGCTCCTCCACCAGCTTGAACATCGCGTCTTGGCGTTCTTGGGTGGCATCACAGATGGTATTGAAACTGAGGAAATGATGATTGATTTGGTCAGGGCCATATTTGCGGATCAGGGTATGTTCAAACAATTTACCCATTTGCTCCGTTTCCCCTTTCAGCATCGTGGTTTGATTGGCAATCCCCAACCGGACTAAATCCCGATCTGGGTCAAATCCGAGCGAATAAGCATTCTGGAATTTCTCTAAAAATTCAACTCGGTCGCCGCCATTGAGGATGTAATCACAGACATATTCCGCCTCAGCCATGTTCAACAAAATCAGATAAGTCCCGGCAAAGGAACTAGTAGCAATGGTTTCCTCGTGATTGTACTTGCCATGAATGATGGAGGTGTAGCTGCCTTTTTTATGTTTTTCGACACTGTTCCAGACTTTCGATACCCAAGGGCAAGTCGTATCAACAATCGTGCAGCCCCGTTCATTCAAGAGTTGCATTTCTTGGACACTGGCCCCAAAGGCGGGCAAAATCACCACATCCCCAGGCCCGACCTCGGAAAAATCTTTCCCTTCGGGGACAACGGGGATAAATTCGACCGCCATATCTCGCAAGCGTTGATTCACCGAGGGGTTATGGATAATCTCATTGGTAATCCAAATGCGCTGAGTGGGAAAATGCTGACGAGTTTCATAGGCTAAGGCCACAGCCCGCTCCACGCCCCAACAAAAGCCAAAGGCCTCCGCTAACCGAATTGTCACCTCCCCCTCTTGCCAGACATAGCCATTATTGCGAATGTTTTGAATCAGGCTGCTTTGATATTCTCCCTGGAGACGCTCGTTAACATCGGCTTCATGGCCAAATCCTTTGCGGTGGTATTGAGTAGATTGATGCAGTGAACGCTTAAAGGCTTTGGTATCCATAATTGACCTAGAGCAAAGTCTATAACTGAGGTGAGATGTAGGCTTGGGGTTTTGGCCGAATTGTCTGAAGCAGTTGATTCCTACTGTACCGGATGGAGTCAGTTTTAACGATACTGTTGGACGGGTTCAAGCCAGTGAAGAATTTCCTGTTCTAGCTGTTGCAACTCCGTAAAGAGGGTTTGCCGTAGCCATTGCCCAACTGCATCGAGGGGGGAAAAGTCCTGGCCGGGTTGCCAACTCCAATCTTGGCCCAGGGGTGTAAGGTGATTTCCGGCTAACCGTTTGCTGGTGATCAAAAAGTCGGGGCGTTGCTCCAGGATGTGAATCAGGCGGGGGGTTTGGTCAATATCATCGTTTTGGAAGCGGATTAAGAGGTTGCGGCGGATCCGGTAGCCTTCATGGATCATCCGTTCCGTTTCCCGCGGACTGGGACTAAATTCTGTGGTGCTGAAACTCTCCCGCAACCCCCGCAGGTTTTCTGATTTCAGGACGGACTCCATAAAGGGGATGGATTGACTGGCACTGTAGTTATTAAAGGCTAAAAAAATATTTCCGGCCCGCTCGGCCCCATAGAGACTGGTGATGAGCAGATGGAGTTTGCAGCCCATACTGTGCCCCAGGCCATAGATCGGTAAAAATCGCTTCAGACGGTGACGTTGCTCGAGATAATTTAGGCCGGTGTTAAATTGCCGCAGGGCCTGGGCTGCCAAGGTGGTGTGATCCAAGGTACTCAGAAACGGGGTGGCAATGACAACATAGTTATGCTTGGCTAAAAATTCCAATAACCGCCGATAGGTTACCTGGGGAGCCGCCGCCACAAAGGCCCCACCAACAAAGTGAATCACCCCCAAGGCCCGGCTGGGAGTTAAAATCCAGGCCCCCTTATGTTCTTGCCACTCCATCCCCGTTGTACTTTCCTTGATTTTAATTGCCCGGTATGTCCATGCTTAGTCTAATCAAGGTTGATGGGGTGAAACCAAAGAGTAGATCATCCCTAAAGCAGAGAAATTACCTCAAAATGTTTCCTGACCTGGGTTATGGGTCAATTTACTACTGCGCGCCTGGACACTGCAAAAGCTAAAAATCTCCTGAAGTTTGGTCAATCTGGGAAATTTGGCCCCTTAGCATTATTTCTGAGCTTGTTCCAAAATGGAAGCTGCATTCTCCACAGAAATATTTGGCTGACTGACCATGCACCACAACCCCATCTGGATAAAAAATCTCAGCTATGTCTATCCCGATGGCACCCAGGCCCTGCACCATATTTCGATCTCCATTGCCGCAACAGAACGGGTGGCGATTGTCGGGGCCAATGGATCGGGAAAATCCACCCTCCTGCTGCATCTGAATGGGATTTTTTTGCCCCAGGCCGGGGAAGTTCGGGTGGGCGAGATGCTCGTGACTCACCAAAATTTACGGGCGATTCGCAACTTTGTTGGCCTGGTGTTTCAGAATCCCGATGATCAGTTATTCATGCCCACGGTGGGGGATGATGTCGCCTTTGGTCCGAAAAATCTCGGCTTAACAGGAACAGCCTTGGGGCAACGGGTGTATCAATCTTTGTACGCAGTGGGGATTGATCCAGACACCTACGGGCCACGGAATCCCCAAAACTTATCGGGTGGTGAAAAAAAACGAATTGCCATTGCCGGCGTGTTAGCGATGCAGCCCCAAGTCCTTGGCCTGGATGAACCCACCGCCCAACTGGATCCCCGCTCCCGCCGCCAACTGATTGAACTGTTGCATCGCCTCCCCTTGACCCAAGTGATTGTTACCCATGATTTAGACCTGGCCCTAGAGCTTTGCCCCCGCACAATTGTTTTAAGCCAAGGAAAAATTGTCTTTGATGGCGGCACGGCCCAGGCCCTAGGTGATGTTAATTTTCTCCAGGCCCATGCCCTTGAATCCCCTCTGAGTTATGCCCGTCCCTACTGTAATCTCCGCGATGCTCCAGCCCTATTATGAAAGGTAATTGACACAGGTACAATCTTAAGCATCCAGGCCAGCCTAGCAACTATGAAAGATATTCTGATTGGGTTGAGTGGAATTTGGAGGGCTTTTGTCTTTGCTGATTCTGAATTAACTGGAGGCATTGATGTTGCAACCTGGGGATAGGGTTGAATTTAGTTTCTGGGAAGCGGGCTGCATGATTTGGCTCGGCTCCTTAGATGTTTATGAGTCCTTTTGCCAGGCCTGGTTTAGCCTCGAAGATAATGTGATCAAAACGGATGCGGCGGCGATTCAAGACCTGATTCTTAATCAACGAGCAATTATGCCCATGGAGTTATACCAAGATGATGGGTTTCGGACTCGGGTGATTCTCCGGGAACTGAATCAGCGGGAACAGGAGGATTGGACGGCACGCGTGGCCGGGCAACTGAATTTACCCACGGGGCAGATGGTGGTGTCGGGAATTGTAGATCGCAATCAAGAGGTTCCTGCTTTGGCTGATATTGACCCTGAGGATGGGCTGCAACTGTATGTAAACGTAACCCCCGGCGAATATGCGGTCACGGTCTATGCCTATCCCCCCGGAGACCTATCCACGGGTTGGGGGCAGATCGCTGATCCAGATTTATTTAAACCCACAGCAGGCATCGAACCCGAAAATCCCCTCGACTATTTTTTACGCACGCGCCCCGGTGAAGCCATGCCAGATTGGTTAGGGGCAGAGTATGGGGCTACAGCAGCAGAACGAGACGAGTTTAACCAAGCCTGTGAAGAGAGTCCGGGGTTTATTGATTTTGTCGTCCAACTATTGCCCTTAAAAGAGCCGCTGCCCAGTCCCTGGCTAGATGGTGAGATGTTTATCCCCTGGGAATTTCGTAAGCCCCAACGGTTTCCCTTAGGTGTGCCAGCTCAGGCCTGAAAACGTTCAGCTTGTCGAGTTAATTGCGTTACTGTGAGGGGTGAAGTTAATCTTTTTTGCAGATTTCCAATGGCTTCTGTGCTCCAGGCCCCCCAACGGCAAAAATTAGACCCTAGTAGTGATGATCGCCTGTTCTATGATGTTCCCCGCTTTGTCACCCATGTGGATGCTGGATTTATTGCCCAACTGACTAACCTCTATCGGCAACGACTACGCCCAGAGATGCGGATTTTGGATTTAATGAGCAGTTGGGTCTCCCATTTACCGCCGGAAATGCGCTTTATGGAAGTGGTCGGCCATGGGTTGAATGGGGCGGAACTGGCTAAAAATCCCCGCTTGGATCAGCATTTTGTCCAGAATCTCAATCAAGAATTAGCCTTACCGTTGCCCGATGCCAGCTTTGATGCGGTGTTGAATACGGTTTCGGTTCAATATCTCCAATACCCAGAAGCCATTTTCGCGGAAATTTATCGAGTTTTGCGGCCAGGTGGGATCATTATTGTTAGTTTTTCCAACCGAATGTTTTATCAAAAAGCAATCCAGGCCTGGCGAGATGGAGATGACCAGGATCATGTGGAATTAGTGAAGTCCTACGTTCAGGCCATACCAGGATTTATCCCACCAGAGGTGATCGCCAATGGGGGCCTGGGAAAATTTCTGCCTTGGCTTTCTTTAGGCGATCCCTTTTATGCCGTGATCAGCCAGCGAGCAATTTAGAGCAAAGGTTAGAGAGACCACAATCCTACTGGTTCGGTTCTAAGGGTAAAGTGGGCAAACTTGGGCTAGGCAAGGGTGTGGGGATGGCATTGGGAGTAATTGGATTTGTGGGGGACGTATTTAGGGGAGGAATGTTAAAAAGTTCTGAACTGGAGTTATTGAGCGTGGGTTGGTCAGTGGGTTGAGTGGCCAAGGCGACCCGATTCCCCCCCACAGACCGGAGTAAGTCCAAAACTTGAATGACTTCGTTATAGCTAACTAACTGTGAGGCTCTTAAAACAACCAGGCCCTGCGGATTTGTCCGTAAATAGGTCAACAGCCGCTCATACAACTGATCCCGATTAACTGGATCCTGCTCCACATAGGTTTGCCCCGTCGGATCAATACTAACCACGAGCAATTTTTGGGACTGGGCCTGACTGGTACTGGCTTTGGGGAGGTCTAAGCTGATGGCCTGTTGGCGGGTGAGGGCGACTGCGGCCAGGATAAAAAAGGTCAAAATGCAAAACACCACGTCGATCAAGGGCAGCATCTCAATCCGAGCATTGTCCCCTTCATTGGGCAGATGGACTTTCATGGGTGCAGTTTCCTAAGGATAAGCGGACTCGACTGGGCTGATACCGGCTTGTTGTTGTAACCAGGCCTGGCGATAGGTCAATTCCAACTCATTACCCGTGCGGCGAAAAATTTGGGCTTGTTGAAACAGCAGGGCCTGGAAAAATCGCTGAAAGGCCAAGGTGACAATTGCGACCACTAAGCCCGTTGCCGTACTGATCAAGGCCTCACTAATCCCAAT
It encodes:
- a CDS encoding ABC transporter substrate-binding protein is translated as MFTLKHRITQAGRWLRWLGLGLLCLMLWGCGAAPKSDVIQLTFWQGVNPPPNREVLQKLVDRFNQAHPHIQVESIYVGQPDQQLPKILAAVVGNAPPDLLWYNPTITGQLVELGAIRNLDDWWQTSPLRPELEPALQATMTFENQIWSVPFATNNLAVFYRPSLFKAAGITTLPQTWSEFRQVARQLTQDTNGDGRVDQHGIMLALGQGDFAVFTWLPFLWSAGGGLGTAVNNATLNSPGAAVALQFWADLIQDGSAILSLPERGYELDNFLTAKVAMQITGPWTLGQLQQAKTDFAVMPIPRDVQAATALGGENLFIFKTTPAREKAAWVFAEYVMSQDFQTEFALGTGYLPVNRFVQNRPQYQSFLAEQPALNVFLEQMPQAQARPLFPGYARFSESLGRALESVLLGQESPTVALNQAQARWQLLQPRAPTNAP
- a CDS encoding DUF3086 domain-containing protein, whose translation is MMNENWPDDAQPASENNSQASEEIALPEPLDLRPEYQEMPELPSLDEPTEFLIKGENSPPLLSSPDITATQTQLQQLVATSLADLEAQRAGLIREIEKLERRRERIQKELKQNFVGASQDLAIRIQGFKDYLVNSLQDLATTAEQLELIPTIPPTPATPTAAPETKGTAKLHLAEESFQEEAKRIQKLIEQYRQNPNYYGPAWQLRRTFEPIHAERVETWFFDLGGRGALRSMNSRLQNILVAAAIISILRDFYDDTLRVLILADSPERLGDWRRGLQDCLGITRTDFGPDRGVALFESADALAFRADRLEQDDYLPLILIDDSQESVNLSMLQFPLLLGFAPEPQLRQPKSGGLDFFE
- a CDS encoding GNAT family N-acetyltransferase, producing the protein MGFVVRQMQPEEIQLAVRWAAVEGWNPGQFDATTFYNTDPTGFFIGELDGEPIACISGVAYGDHYGFVGFYIVKPEFRGQGYGLQTWNGAITYLRSQSGRILGLDGVVEQQHNYERSGFRLAHRNSRFQGQFFENFAIDPHLVPIQEVAWAELLGFDRQFFPGAREKFLQAWFQQPHTLSYAYVDSVLKGYGAIRPAETGWRIGPLFAVNYSVAETIFRGLVAHAQGAACFLDIPLVNPDAVKLVEAYQMTPMFETGRMYLPQAPEINLNGLYGITSLELG
- a CDS encoding cysteine desulfurase family protein → MPVTKPIYLDHQATTPLDPDVLTAMWPYFIEKAGNPSSQGHLYGWEAAAAVKKARETIASAINASPESIIFTSGATEANNLVIKGIAEAYFAKGRHLVTVQTEHAAVLAPCRYLEQHGFEITYLPVQADGLVDLDQLTPALREDTILVSVMAANNEIGVLQPIEKISALCQSRGILCHTDAAQALGKIPLDVQALGVDFMSLTAHKLYGPKGIGGLYRKPQTPPLKLIPQLHGGGQEQNLRSGTLPTPQIVGFAQAVTLAHQSLDTESVRLAGLREKLWQGLEKMGDVIRNGHRTETLPGCLNVSFWGLDGAQLQTAIQGKIALSSGSACSSAKPEPSHVLVALGRTLAECRATLRFGLGRSTTEAEIEQTLEILIKAIQRIRG
- a CDS encoding class I SAM-dependent methyltransferase; its protein translation is MMKVTGLGKTPVEVGAFFSDTWRTYQKILQHNHMHHRELYHLVHQELLNAPPGLEILDLGCGDASYTAQALAGISFSHYIGVDLSTVALGIAAENFAQLPGRAEFITANFVDYVQACSHQFDLILMSFSLHHLTYGDKDQFLGQLRRVLRPGGIFLMIDVLREEGESLADYYQRYIGQAHRNQWKLNPEEFVAMSEHITTSDLPDSAAAIIGLGQSHGFKEINCLFLHPDTTIGLIKFQG
- a CDS encoding DUF3119 family protein, producing the protein MTSQAPPSLGTITLRPSYRLPFGLATLALPLFTVNPWLPLPFEAFALFLAIQAATLRLQFTDQGLDVYRGEKQIRPFPYQDWLHWEIYWSDLQILFYFREVNSIHFLPILFDPKQLQACLEARCPRITSATAVSGHDE
- a CDS encoding MlaE family lipid ABC transporter permease subunit; this encodes MAQGNFKLRRFWGFDWSSPKFLRYCSAFLLAGRVAYHILQGKIHRRNTLEQLAAVGPESLGVALITSMFVGMVFTIQVAREFINFGAASAVGGVLAIALTRELGPVLTAVVLAGRVGSAFAAEIGTMRVTEQIDALQMLGANPINYLVIPRVLACCVMMPILTVLGLVTGLIGGMMIAANLYDIPRPIYLDSIRNFLGTWDIWAAMIKAVIFGGLVSIIGCHWGLTTTGGAKGVGQSTTAAVVISLLAIFIINFFLSWVLFGGTGTISVNQL